One segment of Panicum virgatum strain AP13 chromosome 1K, P.virgatum_v5, whole genome shotgun sequence DNA contains the following:
- the LOC120712679 gene encoding MADS-box transcription factor 6-like, giving the protein MGRGRVELKRIENKINRQVTFSKRRNGLLKKAYELSVLCDAEVALIIFSSRGKLYEFGSAGITKTLERYQHCCYNAQDSNGALSETQSWYQEMSKLRAKFEALQRTQRHLLGEDLGPLSVKELQQLEKQLECALSQARQRKTQLMMEQVEELRRKERHLGEMNRQLKHKLEAEGCSNYRTLQHAAAWPAPGGTMVEHDGATYHVHPPAPSAAMDCEPTLQIGYPPHHQFLPSEVANNIPRSAPGGENNFMLGWVL; this is encoded by the exons ATGGGGAGGGGACGGGTTGAGCTGAAGCGGATCGAGAACAAGATCAACCGCCAGGTGACCTTCTCCAAGCGCCGCAACGGCCTGCTCAAGAAGGCCTACGAGCTCTCCGTGCTCTGCGACGCCGAGGTCGCGCTCATCATCTTCTCCAGCCGCGGCAAGCTCTACGAGTTCGGCAGCGCCGG AATAACTAAGACATTAGAAAGGTACCAACATTGCTGCTACAATGCTCAAGATTCCAATGGGGCACTCTCTGAAACTCAG AGTTGGTACCAGGAAATGTCAAAACTGAGGGCAAAATTCGAGGCTTTGCAGCGCACTCAAAG GCACTTGCTTGGAGAGGACCTTGGCCCACTGAGCGTCAAGGAGCTGCAACAGCTAGAGAAACAGCTTGAATGTGCTTTATCACAGGCGAGGCAGAGAAAG ACACAACTTATGATGGAACAAGTGGAGGAGCTTCGCAGGAAG GAGCGCCACCTGGGAGAAATGAACAGGCAACTCAAGCACAAG CTCGAAGCTGAAGGTTGTAGCAACTACAGAACCTTGCAGCATGCTGCCGCCTGGCCAGCTCCCGGCGGCACCATGGTGGAGCATGACGGCGCCACATATCATGTGCATCCGCCTGCTCCCTCAGCTGCTATGGATTGTGAACCCACTCTGCAAATCGG GTATCCTCCTCACCATCAGTTTCTGCCTTCTGAGGTAGCCAATAATATTCCACGCAGCGCTCCCGGAGGCGAGAACAACTTCATGCTGGGATGGGTTCTTTGA
- the LOC120712687 gene encoding brassinosteroid-responsive RING protein 1-like yields MVSYALAVPKPVVAFCQLLGVIRDAFLLMLAVVGLWPVPHGDGSRGPAAVPKPAEVKARLPAVAYGELVAERLLSSPPPVASPGGEEEAAAAPTCIVCLENVEAGHEVRRLGNCAHAFHRGCIDRWIDQGRATCPLCRSDLLPRPRARARLASLLTRVW; encoded by the coding sequence ATGGTGAGCTACGCCCTCGCCGTGCCCAAGCCGGTCGTCGCCTTCTGCCAGCTGCTCGGCGTCATCAGGGACGCCTTCCTGCTGATGCTAGCCGTCGTGGGGCTCTGGCCCGTCCCGCACGGTGACGGATCGCGCGGCCCCGCGGCCGTGCCCAAGCCCGCGGAGGTGAAGGCCCGGCTCCCCGCCGTGGCGTACGGCGAGCTCGTGGCCGAGCGGTTGCTGTCGTCGCCGCCACCGGTGGCGTCCccgggcggcgaggaggaggccgcggcggcgccgacgtgcATCGTGTGCCTGGAGAATGTGGAGGCGGGGCACGAGGTGCGGCGGCTGGGCAACTGCGCGCACGCCTTCCACCGCGGCTGCATCGACCGGTGGATCGACCAGGGCCGGGCGACGTGCCCGCTGTGCCGGTCCGATCTGCTGCCGCGCCCGCGGGCCCGGGCCCGGCTGGCCAGCCTCCTCACGCGCGTTTGGTGA
- the LOC120712693 gene encoding protein TRANSPARENT TESTA GLABRA 1-like, which produces MDLPKPPSTSASSSGAETPNPHAFTCELPHSIYALAFSPTAPVLASGSFLEDLRNRVSLLSFDPVRPSAASFRALPALSFDHPYPPTKLQFNPRAAAPSLLASSADTLRIWHAPLDDLSASAPPPELRSVLDNRKASSEFSAPLTSFDWNEVEPRRIGTASIDTTCTVWDIDRGVVETQLIAHDKAVHDIAWGEAGVFASVSADGSVRVFDLRDKEHSTIVYESPRPDTPLLRLAWNRFDLRYMAALLMDSSAVVVLDIRAPGVPVAELHRHRACVNAVAWAPQASRHLCSAGDDGQALIWELPETAPAPAPAAAVPAEGIDPVLVYDAGAEINQLQWAAAHPDWMAIAFENKVQLLRV; this is translated from the coding sequence ATGGACCTCCCCAAGCCGCCGTCCACGTCCGCCTCGTCGTCGGGGGCGGAGACGCCGAACCCGCACGCCTTCACCTGCGAGCTCCCGCACTCGATCTACGCGCTCGCCTTCTCCCCCACCGCGCCCGTCCTCGCCTCCGGCAGCTTCCTTGAAGACCTCCGCAACCgcgtctccctcctctccttcgACCCCGTCCGCCCCTCCGCCGCATCCTTCCGCGCCCTCCCGGCCCTCTCCTTCGACCACCCCTACCCGCCCACCAAGCTCCAGTTcaacccccgcgccgccgcgccctccctcctcgcctcctccgccgaCACGCTCCGCATCTGGCACGCCCCGCTCGACgacctctccgcctccgcaccgccgcccgagctccgctcCGTCCTCGACAACCGCAAGGCCTCCTCCGAGTTCTCCGCGCCCCTCACCTCCTTCGACTGGAACGAGGTCGAGCCCCGCCGCATCGGGACCGCCTCCATCGACACCACCTGCACCGTCTGGGACATCGACCGCGGCGTCGTCGAGACGCAGCTCATCGCGCACGACAAGGCCGTGCATGACATCGCCTGGGGCGAGGCAGGGGTCTTCGCCTCTGTTTCGGCTGACGGCTCCGTCCGCGTCTTCGACCTCCGGGACAAGGAGCACTCCACCATCGTCTACGAGAGCCCGCGCCCCGACACGCCGCTGCTCAGGCTCGCGTGGAACCGATTTGACCTCCGCTACATGGCCGCGCTGCTTATGGACAGCAGCGCCGTCGTCGTGCTCGACATACGCGCGCCAGGGGTGCCTGTTGCCGAGCTGCACCGGCACCGGGCTTGCGTAAACGCTGTCGCGTGGGCGCCGCAGGCCAGTAGGCATCTCTGTTCGGCTGGGGACGACGGGCAGGCACTGATCTGGGAGCTGCCCGAGACGGCGCCAGCGCCGGCACCGGCCGCGGCTGTGCCTGCCGAGGGGATTGATCCTGTGCTAGTGTACGATGCAGGCGCCGAGATAAACCAGCTTCAGTGGGCGGCCGCCCACCCAGACTGGATGGCCATCGCATTTGAGAACAAGGTCCAGCTTCTCAGGGTCTGA
- the LOC120712699 gene encoding mitochondrial import inner membrane translocase subunit Tim13-like — MDSFSSSSSGSSPNPEAVMEQIKAQLAQAYAQEFLETLGNKCFEKCVTKPGSSLSGSESSCISRCVDRYIEATGIVSRALFSQR, encoded by the exons ATGGACTccttctcgtcgtcgtcgtcaggtTCCAGCCCCAACCCGGAGGCCGTTATGGAGCAGATCAAGGCGCAGCTCGCCCAGGCGTACGCGCAGGAGTTTCTCGAG ACCCTGGGGAACAAGTGCTTTGAAAAGTGCGTGACCAAGCCAGGATCAAGCTTGAGCGGAAGCGAGAGCAGCTGCATATCACGTTGTGTTGACCGCTACATTGAGGCCACCGGTATTGTGAGCCGAGCCTTGTTCAGCCAGCGCTAA